One Gammaproteobacteria bacterium genomic window, GTCACCGAAATCGGCCTTTCAGGATGCCCTGTAGTGGCCGAAGTGAGGTCGGGAGGCCTTCGGAGCAGGAATGGGGCTACGAAGGCTGTCAGCGAGCCTGTGAGAGCTCTTGGCGGGCAGGAGAATCCGCGACGTCGGACTCGGCCAAGTCGCGCGCTCTTAAAGCTGTCAATGGCAGTTTGGGACTCCGCCATGTGAATCCGGGACGGCCGAGTGCTGGTTCCCCGGCGCCAGGAGCGCGGAGCCAGGTCAATGGCAGTATGGGACGTTCCGATGTGAATTCGGGACGGCCGCGCGCTGATCCCCAGCGTAACGAGCGCCGAAACAGGTCAATGGCGGACAGGGACGCACGCATGCGAATTCGGACAGGCTGGCGCGGTCGACCCGGAGCGGCGCCCCGCGAACCCGGCTCGGAGTCCGGACGCCTGGCGACATCTGATGCGCGAGCGTGAATCCGGTCCTCGCCCACGCCGCGGGCGGCGAGTTCCTCCGCGTTCATGCCGAACCAGGCTCGCTCGCTGGTGACGTTCCTGCCGTCGGCGATGTCGCAGCCAGCGTCGATGCCCCGCATGAGGATACGGGAATTCAGAGGATGTGAGGGACTAAGAGGATGAGGGATTCGGAGGATGTGTGATTCGGAGGATACCGTGCGCACCCGCGTTCCCGCGGGAACGTTTCCTCAGGCCGCGGCGCCCGCTCGGCGCTCGAACCTCCGCCGGTAGCGCCGGGTCCAGATGACGATGGCCGGAACGCCGACGACCGTCGGCAGGATCCAGGGGAGGATGGCGAGCGGGCCCTCGATCTCGTAGGCCCACAGCCGCTGTGCCCCGAAGACGATGAACGCGGTGTGGAAGGCGATGCCGCCGCCGAGCATCGAGGCCAGGTGGCTGTAGAACCAGCCCATGCGCTGGCCGCCGGGATCGCGCATCAGGCGCAACATTCGTCGTCCCGTGAAGAGGCCGATGGGGCTCATCCCCAGCAGGACCGGCGAAACTTCGGACCACACCGCCAGCGCGAATCCGACGGCGATGACGCTCCCGGAGATCGACGCCCACGCCAGCGCCTCGTGTGCGGCGGTGCGCAGCTTCTCGGGCGCCCTTCGGGTCGCCAGCACACGTAGGCCCTGCCGTACCATGACGAAGGTCACCACCCCCAGATAGCCCAGCAGAACCGCGAACCCGTACAGTTCGGGTTGCTCCGCAACGCCGACGCCCTGGACCCGATAGGAAACGATCCGGCCCACCGCCGCGATGACCGCCGACAACGTTACGACATACGCGCACGAGGCGTAGACGCGGCCCGCCCTCACATGCGCCCGCCCGCCCTTGCGGGCGAAAACCGGGACCCAGAACGCCACCAGGCCGACGAAGCCGGCCACGACGTGAACGAGGAGGAGAGCATCAAAAAGGAGGCTGAAGATGGTCATGTCGAAGACGGTCATGAGCGGCCCTCCCGATCGCTGGCCACGGCCTCCGGCACGTCGGCCACGGTCTCCGGCACGCCTGCCACGGTCTCCGGCACGCCCGCCCCGGCCTCCTCGCCAACTACGGCCTCCGGCACGCCGGCCCGGGCCTCCTCGCCAACCACAGCCTCCGACTCGCGCGGGTGACTTGCGCCCGCCGGTGCCCCTCCGGACCGAGCCGCCAGGCGCCGCTCGATCGCCGTGAGGGTCTCGTCGCACCAGGCCACCTTCGACTCGATGGAGTGGATGCCCATCCGAAGCGTCGCGAAACGGTGGAACCCCGCGTCGCCGTACCGCTCCGGGTCCCCGTGGGTGGCAATCACGTCCTGCTCGAGCGACCGGAGTTGCGCCAGCCAGCGGGCCAGGTGATCCCGCAACTCCGCCATGAAGGCGCGCGTTTTGCGGAGATTGCCGACCGCGTCCATGAAGTAGAGCTGGGCCAGGTATGCGAACCGCTCCGTGCCGACCGCGGGGCCGCCGCGCAGCCAGCGCTCCAGCTCCTCGCGGCCCCCGTCGGTGAGGGAGTAGACTTTGCGGTTCGGCCCCTTTGGCGACGGCTCGACCCGGCTGCGGAGCATGCGGCGCTGCTCGAGACGCTTCAGGGCCGGGTAGATCTGGCTGAGTTCGGCGGACCAGAAGTGCCGGATGCGTTCGCTGAAGGCGCTCTTGAGGTCGTACCCGGTGGCCGGGTCGCGCAGCAGGCCGAGGAGGATGTGATCGAGGCTCATGATGGCGACAGCTCGCGGTTGAGGAGCCTGCCGCAGAGAACGGGGCCGGCTCACGCTATATCAATGTCAATATACCTACTATATCGATGTTGCCATAGCATGTCAAGGACGGCCGGGTCCCAGCTCACGTCGCCGCTACTGGCGCGCACGCCATCGGATACCGAATTTGCCAGGGTTGACCGACGCACGTCCCTCTGGAGGAAACCATGTCATCGACTCAACGAGGAAGCTTCGGGTCCGGCCTGGTCCTGGCGGCGCTGCT contains:
- a CDS encoding PadR family transcriptional regulator, which codes for MSLDHILLGLLRDPATGYDLKSAFSERIRHFWSAELSQIYPALKRLEQRRMLRSRVEPSPKGPNRKVYSLTDGGREELERWLRGGPAVGTERFAYLAQLYFMDAVGNLRKTRAFMAELRDHLARWLAQLRSLEQDVIATHGDPERYGDAGFHRFATLRMGIHSIESKVAWCDETLTAIERRLAARSGGAPAGASHPRESEAVVGEEARAGVPEAVVGEEAGAGVPETVAGVPETVADVPEAVASDREGRS